TTCGACGCCGGCCGCTACCCGCTCGTCTCCTTCGACTACAAGGTGCCCCCCGGCCTGCGGGCCGACTTCGTCCTCACCATCGCCGGCGTCCCCTACACCATCCGCTTCACCGACCCCAACGGCACCAACTGCATCGGCGCCGTGCCCGAGGTCCAGGCCGACGGCCAGTGGCACCACACCGAATTCAACCTCCACGAAATCCTCACCACCGCGCTCCCCCAGGCCGCCAGCTACACCATCACCGCGCTCCAGCTCGCCGACACCGGCTTCCTCGGCAACGCCGACGGCGTGGAATACCACCTCGACAACTTCCGCATCGCCCCCGCCGCCTCCACCAAGGCCGGCCCGCTCGAATGGAAGCTCGCCGCCGCCGACCCCAGCGGCATCGCCGCCTTCCAGCACAGCCTCACCGCACTGCCCGGCGCCCCCAAGTGGGTCGAATCCCCCGAGCCCGCTTGGCAGTTCCGCGACCTCGGAGCCGGCCTCTTCCAGTTCGCCGTCCGCGCCCGCGACCGCGCCGGCAACTGGTCCGAACCCCTCCAGCGCACCGTGCTCGTAGACGACCAGCCCCCCGCCATCCAGAACGTCGAGCCCCAGCCCGGCGCCCGCTCCGCCGACGGCCGCATCCGCGTCCAGCTCGCCGACAAGCCCTCCGGCATCCACCGCGAGAAGACTACCCTCACCGTCGCCGGAACCGCCTACCGCCTCACCGACCCCGGCGTCACCTACGACGCCCGCACCGGCACCCTCACCTGGGACGCCGCCTTCCTCGCCAAGCCCATCACCATCGCCGACGGCCAGGACGTCCCCGTCGCCCTCCACACCGAGGACAACGTGGGCAACGCCGCCGACCGCGCCTGGACGTGGAAGATGGACTACTCGCTCGACAAGACCCCCCCGCCCGAGCTCTACGTCGCCAGCATCCCCTCGAACTGCCTCGTCCGCAACACCTTCGAGGACGACGCCGGCAGCTTCGCCGCCTACGGCGGCTACGGCGAGCTCGAGCGCGTCACCACCACCGCCGCCACCGGCCGCTACTCGCTGTGCACCATGCCCACCCGCGAGGGGCGCTACTTCAGCTTCTACGCCTACAAGGCCGCCTTCGACGCCGCCAAGCACCCCATCCTCAGCTTCGACTACCGCATCCCGCCCGGCCTCGCCATCAACCTCCACCTCCACAACGCCTCCGGCTGGCACGCCATCAAGCTCACCAGCCCCTCCACCTACTACCCCGTCGTCGGCGAAGTCCCCATCATCTCCGACGACAAATGGCACCACGCCGAGATTGACATCCTCCAGTTCCTCAAGCCCGCCACCCCCGGCGCCTCCTGCCCCATCCGCTACGTGCTCTTCGCCGACTTCGGCGGCCACACCGCCCGTCCCGGCCTCCGAATGTACCTCGACAACTTCACCATCGCCGAGCGCGAGAGCGGCCAGAACCTCCGCTTCGAATGGAACGCCGCCGCCGACGCCACCGGCATCGCCGGCTACGCCTACGCCCTCGACCAGGCCCCCGCCACCCAACCCGCCAACCTCGCCGGCCCCGCCGCCACCGCCGCCTTCCAGGGCCTCAAGCCCGGCAACTGGTTCTTCCACCTCCGCGCCTGCGACGGCGCCGGCAACTGGGGCCCCGTCACCCACTTCCCCGTCGTCGTGCCCGCGCCTCCGCCGCCCGCGCCCCCCGCGCCGTCCACGCCGCCTCCCAAGCAGTAGCCGGCCTGCGCCTCTGTGGCTCCCGTCTTCCGCTCATACTTGCTCATCGCCCGGACAGGCCCGGAGCTTCTGGAACCACGAGAATCGCCCGTTCTCGCCCCTCCACCCATACTTGCTCACCATCCGGGCAGGCGCAGTATGGCCGGAACCGCCACAATCGCCCAATCTCGCCCTTCCACCCATACTTGCTCACCTCCCCCCACTGCCTTGAGCAAGTATGGGCGCTCGCCCGGGGGGCGGCCTCTGCCCATACCCCATCGCCCGCAGGTGCGAATGGCGTGAAGACAAGGCACCGCCGCCCGAAGGCTGGACTCCGAGCGAGTTCATTACCTGTTGGGATTCCAGCCTTTAGGCGGTCTTCTCCTCTGGTGGGCGAGTGACCGGTTGCCTGATCTTCACGCCAGTCGTGACCGACACACATACCCCTGCCGGCACTGCTCCTCGAGGAACTGCTTGGCCTTGAGGATGTCGGCGACGGGGTCGTCGCCCGCCTCGCGCTCGATGGTGAGATAGCCGGCATAGCCGACGTCGCTCAGCGCCGCGAGGTAGGCTTCCCACGGCACCTGGCCCTCGCCCAGGGGCGCCTCGGCCTTGGTCTTGTCGGGGCGGCGGACGCCGTCCTTGGCGTGCGTGTGCACGATCAGGCCCGCCAACTCGTGCACGCCCCGCACGGGGTCGAAGCCGTTCATCACCAGGTTCGCGGGGTCGAAGTTCACCTTCAGGCCTTCGCAGTGGAGGCCGCTGAGGAACTGGCGCAGGGCCGTTGCGTCCTCGGGGCCGGTCTCGCAGGCGAGGCAGGCGCCGCGCTCGGCGGCGTAGGTGCCGATGGCAAGGAGCGCCTCGGCGATGGTGCGGCGGGCCGGGGCGTCGGGCTCGGCGGGCACGCGGCCGATGTGGCTGGTGTGCACGGCCACGCCGAGGTCGAGCCCGAGGTCCACCATGCGGCGGGTGCGCCCGATGCGTTCGTCGAGCGTCGCCGGGTCGGCGTAACCGCCCAGCTCGACGCACAGGGCGCTGAGCTCGAGGCCGCGGTCGGCCACGAACTTGCGGAACTCGCGCCGCGCGCTCCGCGGCAGGTTCTCCGGCGCCAGTTCGCCCCCGGTGACGTAGGCCTGGATGCCGTCGAAGCCCATCTCCGCCGCCTTCTGGATGCCGCCGCGTACCCCCAGGCGAAAGCAGTCAATCAACACGCCGAGCCTGAACGCAGCCATCGGGTGTCTCCACAGGGGCAATCGCACCTCAGCCCGATGAAGCGGGGGTTCGTAGGGCGGCCTTCAGGCCGTGTCTTCGGCGCCGGATACGGGCTGAAGCCCGCCCGCGAACGTCCCCATCCTCCCGGGCGTGTGCCTGAGGCGGGGCTTCGTTCGGCGGAAGTGCGGTTTCGCGCCCCGGCACTCGCCCCTACCATGCCACACAAGGGGCGAGGCTGCAAGCGAGGAGAGGGGGGCCGCCGACGAAAAGACCCGCCGCGGGCTGGGGGCCGCGCGGCGGGTCGGATGGGCCATGGGCCGTGCGCTCTAGCGCTTGGAGAACTGGAAGCGGGCGCGGGCACGCTTGCGGCCGTACTTCTTGCGCTCCTTCTCGCGCGAGTCGCGCGTCAGGAAGCCCTCCTCCTTGAGGCGCGCGTGGGCCTCGCGGTCCACCTTCACCAGCGCGCGGGCCACGCCGAGCAGCATGGCGCCGGCCTGGGCGGCCACGCCGCCGCCCTGGATGGTGGCCAGGACGTCGTACTTGTTGGCCGCCTTGACGGCGCGGAGCGGCGCGCGCACGGCGTTCTGGAGGCGCTCGATGGGGAAATACTCGTCGGCCTCGCGGCCGTTGACGAGGATGCGGCCGGTGCCGCGGCGCAGGCGCACGCGGGCGACCGCGGTCTTGCGCCGGCCCGTGCTCCAGCACAGGTCGGCGGCAGCAGCGGTGGGGGCAGCGGTGGTGGACACGCGGGGTCTCCTTCGTGGGTCACGTCACGTCGAGCGGCTGGGGGTTCTGCGCCGCGTGGGGATGGTCGGCGCCGGCGTAGATCTTCAGCTTGCGGAGCATGTGGCGGCCCAGCGGGCTGTGGGGCAGCATGCGCCGCACGCTCTCGCGGATCACGAGGTCGGGCTTGGTGGCCATCACCTCGCGCATCGTTCGGCTCTTGAGGTGGCCGGGCCGGCGCGACAGGGTGAGGTACTGCTTCTGGTCCAGCTTGCGGCCCGTCACCCGCACCTTGGCCGCATTCAGCACGATCACGAAGTCGCCCGTGTCCACGTGCGGCGTGAAGGTGGGGCGGTGCTTTCCGCACAGGACGGTGGCCACGCGGGTCGCCAGGCGGCCCAGCACCTTGCCGTCGGCATCCACCACGTGCCACTGCCGGGCAATGTCGCCCGCCTTGGCCATAAAGGACTTGGTCATCTGGTCACTCCGATGATGTCGCCTCGGACCTTGGGAACCCCCAATTCTACCGATCCAGGCCCCCGGAGTCAACGATCTTTTTCTTGACAACCCGAAGCGGAGTGGCTAGACTATAGGACCCTGCCCCGAGCCGAAGTGGCGGAATTGGCAGACGCGCTAGGTTCAGGACCTAGTGGCCGTTAAGGCCTTGGGGGTTCGAGTCCCCCCTTCGGCACCACCCCTGAGTCTCCATCCCCCCTTGCTTCCGGGAACGGCACTGAGCCGAGGCGCTTCGCGCCCTGGGCCTGTGGAGCGCCGGGGCTGGCCGGATCGCGGCGAGGGCCCTCCACAGGGGGGCGAGGGCACCGGAGCCCCAGCGTGCTGGCCGAGGAATCCGGTGCAGGAGGCCCAGCGCGAAACGGGCCGTTGGGTCGGCCCCCCGGACGCGCTCAGGGGCTTGCGCCGAGTGGTTCACGACCGGAAAGCGGCTTGCGTGGCAAGCGGCGGCTGTGCTAGGCTGGGGATGGTGCCAGCCGGCGCCCATCGCGTCGTGCGGACGGCTGGCGGTGTTCTCGGTCTCTGCTTGCTTCGCAAGGAAAACGCCCTGTGAAACGCAGCCTGTCGTGTCTCGCCCTCTGCCTGGCCGTGGCCGTCTCCGTGTTCGGCGAGGACGAGTACCTCGTCAACTACATGATGTACCCCGAGGGCACGCCGGGCGTGAACCGCGTGACCTCGAAGCACTTCTGCGTGGTCTACGGCGACCACGACAAGAAGGGCCTCTGGTCGAAGGAGATGGCCGAGGGCACCCTGCGCAACCTGGAGGCGCTCTGGACCGTGTACGTCGAGAAGCTCGGGTGGACGCCGCCCAGCGAGTGCCGCGACCCGAAGGCCCCGTTCCACCACAACGGCAAGAAGTACAAGGCGAACCTGATGGTGCTGATGACCGGGCTGCCGAAGCACGGCGAGGGCGGCGGCGCCTGGATGAGCGGCCACGAGGGATTCGCCTATCTCATGCTCGATTCCGCCTACCTGCGCGTGGACCCGCCGAGCTGGGCCACGCCCCACGAGTTCGGCCACGTGATGGAGATGCATCAGAAGGGCGGCTTCTGCAACAACCCGTGGTCGGGCTGCTGGTGGGAGACGTACGCCAACTGGCTCCGCGAGCGCTACCTCTACGACCCCGCCTACCCCAAGGCCCCCGAGACCGACTTCTGCTGGCCCTACCTCGAGACCTGGCAGATGGTGTGGCCCCACGGCCGCAACTTCTACCACTGCTGGCTGTTCCCCCACTACCTGGAGGAGAACCCCGACAAGCTGCCCGCCTATGGCACAGGCTTCAACAGGCGCATCTGGAACGAGTCGCTCCAGAACGAATACCCCGTCCACACCATCATCCGCCTCAGCTCGCTCGACACGTTCAAGGCGGCGCTGGGCCGCTTCGCGGCCCGCATGGCCACCCTCGACCTCCAGCAGCAGCGGATCTACCTCGAGAAATTCGGCAAGGAGATGAACGACTACCGCCGCCGCACGCTCTACACCGAGCTGAAGCGGGTGCCGGACAGGGCCGGCTGGTGGCGCGGCCCCATCGAGCACGCCCCGCAGCAGATGGGCATCAACGTCATCCAGCTCGTGCCCGAAGCCGGCGAGGTGAGGGTGACGTTCGAGGGGCTCGCAGAGCCCGAGCGAGGTTCCGACTGGCGGGCCGGCCTCGTCGCCGTGGACGCCCAGGGCCGCGCCCGCTACTCCCCGCTCTGGAGCCGGGGCGCGGGCACCCTGAAGCTCCAGGCCGACGAGAAGACGCTCTATCTCACCGTGGCGGCCACGCCCGACCGCTTCGAGCCGGTGAACCTCAACGCCGCGACGGAGCAGCCCTACGAATCGCACCCCGGCCGCGCCCGCTTCCCCTACGAGGTGCAGATCGAAGGCGCGCGGCCCTGGGAGACCGTCCCCACGCCTCCCGCCGATGTGAAGGGCGGCAGACACCCGAACGGCGGCGGCTTCGTGGCCGACACGGCGAGGGTGGATGACACGGCCTTCGTCGGCCCCAAGGCCCTCGTCCTCGGGCGGGCCAAGGTGCTTGGCTCGGCCCGCGTCGAGGACCACGCCGTCGTGCGCGACGAGGCGACCGTGCAGGATCGCGCCGTGGTGCGCGGCCACACGACCGTGACGGGCAAGGCCGTGGTGAAGGATGACGCTCGCGTGGGCGGCTACGCCTGGCTTCAGGAGGGGGCCACCGTGGCCGACCACGGCAGGGTCCTGGAGCACGGCGTCGTGGGCGGACGCGACGCCCTCGTCGCCGACTACGGCATCGTCAAAGGCTGCGCCTGGGCCTACGGCAAGGTCATCGGCACCGGCATGGCCGACGGCGACTTCAACACCGGCTCCACGGTGGCGAAGGGCGTGGCCTTCAGTTGGTGGTGGGGCACGCCGAAGGAGGCCCAGACCTATGCCGATCAGCGGCCGGGCGTGGCCAACCTCTACGCGGCCTACGACTTCGCCGCGCCCAGCGCCTGCTACGCCCGCGACCGCTTCGGCGTCACCCACGGGATCCTGCGCGGGGCGCCCAGGTGGCTCGAATCCCTCGAGGGGCGCCAGGGCGTCCTCACCCTCGATGGCAAGGACCAGTACGTGCTCCTGGAGGACTCGCTGTCGGGCTTCCAGGACATCGAGATCCGCTGCTTCGTCCGCTGGGACGCGGCGGCCGGCCTCCCGCCTGTCGGCCCCGTCTGGTGGTTCGGCGCGGGCGCCGAGCAGTGCATGTACCTCACGCCCTCCAACGCCAACGGGAAGCTGGCCTACGTCATCCGCAAGGGGGGCAAGGTCGAGACGCTCGAAGGCCCCACGGCCTTGCCCGGCGGCTCGTGGCAGCACGTGCGCCTGGCGCTCAGTGGCGACAAGGGCACGCTCTACGTCAACGACAAGCCCGTCGCTGTGGGCAAAGTTACGCTGAACCCTGAGGACATCCAGGCGCCCGACGTGAACACGACCCCCACCGGCGGCTACATTGGCCGCGGAACGATCGGCGGCCAGGAGCGCTGCTTCGCGGGGGCGATTGACGACTTCGAGGTCTACTCCTCCGCCACAAGATGAAAGGACACAGGCGTGAAGGTGACCGGACGATTGACCCTTGCCGGCCTCCTCTTCGCGGCAGCACTCTGCGCGCCGACGCGGGCCGCAGAGAAGCCCCCACGCGACGTGACCTTCATCTCGACCTCCGACTCCCACTACCGCGAGGCCGAGCGCAAGGCGCAGAACGAGCGCAATCGCCTGACCATCCTGGAGATGAACGACATTGCCAAGCGCCTCTGGCCCGAGAAGCTCGGCGGCGACGCCATCGCGCCCCCGCGCGGCGTGGTGATGCTCGGCGACTGCATTGACGACGGCGACCGCGTGGTGGACGGCCGACACGTCTCGCCCGAGCAATACCGGGCGTTCGTGGCCGACTTCGGCCTCGACGGCACCGACGGTGCGCTCAAGTTCCCCGTCTTCGAGACCTGGGGCAACCACGACGGCCCGCCCGAAGGCCAGGAGAAGCAGGGCTTCAGCTTCCAGGCCAACCTCAAGAAGCGCAACCAGGCCCGCAAGGCCAAGGGCCTGATCTCCAACCTGTCGGAGAACGGCCTGCACTACTCGTGGGACTGGGACGACGTGCACTTCGTCCTGCTCGGGCTCTACCCGGCCGACCAGCAGCGGGAAGGCGTCCGCTACTCCCCCGTGTGGCACGACCCGCAGGGCGCGCTCACCTTCCTCAAGAGGGACCTGGCCGAGAAGGTCGCCGGCAGCGGCCGGCCCGTCGTCCTCATGAGCCATTGCGGCGTGGATACCGATTGGTGGGTCCCCGCCGATTGGAAGGACTTCTACGACGCGGCGAAGGCCTACAACGTCGTCCTCTACCTCTATGGCCACAGCGGCACCGGCCTGCGCGAGTGGGCGCCCGAGGGCGAGCCGAAGCGGTGGCAGGCCATCAACGACGGCCAGACCACGAGCGGCTTCTTCGTCATCCAGATCACCGCCGACCGCCTCCGCGCCGCCTATCGCTGCAAGGAAGGGGTGAAGGTCACGCGCAACCCCGATAAGACCGAGTCTTATGAGTGGGACGGCACCTGGGGCTGGCGCTTCCCGCTCGACAGGAAGCTTGGCGGCCCATAGCCTCCTCCTGGGGTTCTCGCGCTCGGGCTGGGCCGGGCACCCTGCGTGGCGGCCATCGCTGACTGCCCGTTGACAGCCCCTTGCCACCCGCCGCGCTTGACTCGGCGCCGCAGGTCCGCTAACGTGTGAGGCAGACGCATGGCCCCTGGCGCCATGGATTCTCAGGGACGCGCCTGTTGCCAGGGAGAGGCGGCCCCCGAAGGAGGCGGAACGATGCGCAGAGGTCTCGCTGTGGCTCTGGCTGGCGTCCTCGCCGTGGGGCTGGTCGTGGGCTGCGACGAAGGCGCGCCCACCCCTGCCCCGACGCCCAAACCGAAAACCGGCCCGGCGAAGGTAGGCACGGCGAAGACGGCGCCGGCGAAGGCGGAAGCGAAGGCGAAGGCCCCGGCCCCAATCACCCTCTGCGGCAAGTGCGGGCAGGTGAAGGGCTCGGAGGACTGCTGCAAGGCCGGCGCGGAAGCCTGCCAGAAGTGCGGCCTGGTCCTCGGCTCGCCCGGCTGCTGCCGCATCAAGAAGGGCGACGACGTGACGCTGTGCCGGGCGTGCGGCCAGGTGAAGGACTCGGCCGAGTGCTGCAAAGCCGACGCCGTGAAGTGCGAGGGCTGCGGGCTCGCTAAGGGTTCGCCCGGCTGCTGCCGCCTCAACAACCTCATGACCGTGAAATAGCCCTTGCCCTCGCACGATGGTCGGCCGCGTGGCGGGGGGACACGCTCTTCTCCTACGTCTCTGCGAAGGGCAGCCAACGTGAACCGCCGACTGGCCCATTGCCCGAGCGCGAGCCTGTAGCGCCCGTGCTTCTCTCCTCCCATGGCCACAGGCGGTGGTGCGGAACGCCACTGTAGAGGACCGGCTACACGCGGCTTCCGCCCCCTCGGCCCTCGGAGCCCCAGCGGCTCACGGTGCCCCCGGCAGGTTCCAGAGCCGCTTATATTCGACGGGCTATCCGCTGGGGCATCTGCGGCCACGAGCCACCGGTTCAAGGAGACGCGACAATGAACAGGCCGAAGAGTGCGGCCCTGGCACTGGCTCTGCTCTGGGTGCCGGCTTGCTGGGCGGCAGCCGCCGAGCCGCCGCCGCCTCTCCTCTGGATCGAGGGGGAGAGCGCGGTCCGGAGCCAGACCCAGCGCAATGCCTGGTTCGACTCCGTCGATCCTGCCGAGCTCTCGGGCGGCGCGCAGATCGGGAGCTTCTCGGAGCCCGGCCAGCCCGAGGGCTGGGC
The Planctomycetota bacterium DNA segment above includes these coding regions:
- a CDS encoding sugar phosphate isomerase/epimerase family protein, whose product is MAAFRLGVLIDCFRLGVRGGIQKAAEMGFDGIQAYVTGGELAPENLPRSARREFRKFVADRGLELSALCVELGGYADPATLDERIGRTRRMVDLGLDLGVAVHTSHIGRVPAEPDAPARRTIAEALLAIGTYAAERGACLACETGPEDATALRQFLSGLHCEGLKVNFDPANLVMNGFDPVRGVHELAGLIVHTHAKDGVRRPDKTKAEAPLGEGQVPWEAYLAALSDVGYAGYLTIEREAGDDPVADILKAKQFLEEQCRQGYVCRSRLA
- a CDS encoding metallophosphoesterase yields the protein MKVTGRLTLAGLLFAAALCAPTRAAEKPPRDVTFISTSDSHYREAERKAQNERNRLTILEMNDIAKRLWPEKLGGDAIAPPRGVVMLGDCIDDGDRVVDGRHVSPEQYRAFVADFGLDGTDGALKFPVFETWGNHDGPPEGQEKQGFSFQANLKKRNQARKAKGLISNLSENGLHYSWDWDDVHFVLLGLYPADQQREGVRYSPVWHDPQGALTFLKRDLAEKVAGSGRPVVLMSHCGVDTDWWVPADWKDFYDAAKAYNVVLYLYGHSGTGLREWAPEGEPKRWQAINDGQTTSGFFVIQITADRLRAAYRCKEGVKVTRNPDKTESYEWDGTWGWRFPLDRKLGGP
- a CDS encoding DUF6055 domain-containing protein, with product MKRSLSCLALCLAVAVSVFGEDEYLVNYMMYPEGTPGVNRVTSKHFCVVYGDHDKKGLWSKEMAEGTLRNLEALWTVYVEKLGWTPPSECRDPKAPFHHNGKKYKANLMVLMTGLPKHGEGGGAWMSGHEGFAYLMLDSAYLRVDPPSWATPHEFGHVMEMHQKGGFCNNPWSGCWWETYANWLRERYLYDPAYPKAPETDFCWPYLETWQMVWPHGRNFYHCWLFPHYLEENPDKLPAYGTGFNRRIWNESLQNEYPVHTIIRLSSLDTFKAALGRFAARMATLDLQQQRIYLEKFGKEMNDYRRRTLYTELKRVPDRAGWWRGPIEHAPQQMGINVIQLVPEAGEVRVTFEGLAEPERGSDWRAGLVAVDAQGRARYSPLWSRGAGTLKLQADEKTLYLTVAATPDRFEPVNLNAATEQPYESHPGRARFPYEVQIEGARPWETVPTPPADVKGGRHPNGGGFVADTARVDDTAFVGPKALVLGRAKVLGSARVEDHAVVRDEATVQDRAVVRGHTTVTGKAVVKDDARVGGYAWLQEGATVADHGRVLEHGVVGGRDALVADYGIVKGCAWAYGKVIGTGMADGDFNTGSTVAKGVAFSWWWGTPKEAQTYADQRPGVANLYAAYDFAAPSACYARDRFGVTHGILRGAPRWLESLEGRQGVLTLDGKDQYVLLEDSLSGFQDIEIRCFVRWDAAAGLPPVGPVWWFGAGAEQCMYLTPSNANGKLAYVIRKGGKVETLEGPTALPGGSWQHVRLALSGDKGTLYVNDKPVAVGKVTLNPEDIQAPDVNTTPTGGYIGRGTIGGQERCFAGAIDDFEVYSSATR
- the rplM gene encoding 50S ribosomal protein L13 is translated as MTKSFMAKAGDIARQWHVVDADGKVLGRLATRVATVLCGKHRPTFTPHVDTGDFVIVLNAAKVRVTGRKLDQKQYLTLSRRPGHLKSRTMREVMATKPDLVIRESVRRMLPHSPLGRHMLRKLKIYAGADHPHAAQNPQPLDVT
- the rpsI gene encoding 30S ribosomal protein S9, encoding MSTTAAPTAAAADLCWSTGRRKTAVARVRLRRGTGRILVNGREADEYFPIERLQNAVRAPLRAVKAANKYDVLATIQGGGVAAQAGAMLLGVARALVKVDREAHARLKEEGFLTRDSREKERKKYGRKRARARFQFSKR